GGATCTTCGACACGAACTGGGCGTTGAGTTCGGGGTTGTTGACGATCGGCGTATTCATCTCGGTGGCGAAAGGGCCGGGACTGACGCCCACGACGGTGATGGCGTTCGGGGCGAGTTCGAGCGCCAAGGCGCGAGTAAGGCCCAGCAGCGCGGTCTTCGAGGACGAGTACGCGGCTCGGCCGGGCAACGAGACGTGGCTCATGATCGAGGTCATGTTGATGATGCGGCCGAAGCCGAGGCTCTTCATCTGGGGGACGAAGGCGCGGCACATCAGGAATACGGACGTGAGATTGGTGTCGATGACGGAGCGCCATTCGGCGGCGGTGAATTCGTGGATCTGCTTGCGGAGATTGATGCCGGCGTTGTTGACGAGGATGTGGACTTTGCCGAAGCGGGCCAGCACGTCTTTTTGGACGCGGTCGACATCGGCTTCGTCGGTGACATCGGCGACGAAAACTTCGGGCGTGCCGCCGGCCGCGCGAACAGCGTCGGCGGT
This DNA window, taken from Bryobacteraceae bacterium, encodes the following:
- a CDS encoding SDR family NAD(P)-dependent oxidoreductase; this encodes MHNSSSESRVALITGGSRGLGKAMAVALAADGASVALVARDRDKLQETADAVRAAGGTPEVFVADVTDEADVDRVQKDVLARFGKVHILVNNAGINLRKQIHEFTAAEWRSVIDTNLTSVFLMCRAFVPQMKSLGFGRIINMTSIMSHVSLPGRAAYSSSKTALLGLTRALALELAPNAITVVGVSPGPFATEMNTPIVNNPELNAQFVSKIPVGRWGKVEEVGELVRFLCSDNAGFITGTDIIIDGGWCAQ